A portion of the Parasteatoda tepidariorum isolate YZ-2023 chromosome 5, CAS_Ptep_4.0, whole genome shotgun sequence genome contains these proteins:
- the LOC107445843 gene encoding uncharacterized protein → MSPEQMKAIALEIIEQRFPAEEWILTFRDQGAGAGVFSKLFSFYLPVGAYSTHFDGELKVIQVALQQLSLIQNSFKKVVILSDSTSAMQAIFSYQECKNMLVKQSQEIIKELFHKISFQWVPSHWK, encoded by the coding sequence ATGAGTCCAGAGCAAATGAAAGCCATTGCGTTGGAAATAATTGAGCAGCGATTTCCGGCTGAGGAATGGATACTGACCTTTAGGGACCAGGGGGCTGGAGCTGGAGTTTTTAGCAAGCTTTTCAGTTTCTACTTACCCGTAGGAGCTTACTCCACGCATTTTGATGGAGAACTGAAAGTCATCCAGGTGGCTCTTCAACAACTATCATTAATCCAGAACTCTTTCAAGAAAGTAGTTATCCTTTCAGATTCAACTTCAGCAATGCAGGCCATCTTCTCTTATCAAGAGTGTAAGAACATGTTAGTCAAGCAGAGCCAGGAAATCATAAAAGAACTTTTCCACAAGATATCTTTTCAATGGGTACCCTCACACTGGAAATGA